One window of Chamaesiphon minutus PCC 6605 genomic DNA carries:
- a CDS encoding tocopherol cyclase family protein → MVKFNYQPSTINHQLSTINHQLSTINSQLSTPNYQLSTPNYQLPTINSQLSTINYQLSTINYQLLIMKVPHNGYHWNGVDPDFFEGWYFRLTLPKIRESFAFMYSIEDPLGKSERSGGAAQMLGIDERHLMCSFPDPGKFWAAKDELALGHWGKSNNLDIQPQLLSVAEFDRHITEGYQVTATLHQGALPLQDCRWCYHTVPVYGWGQPQQPQQATAGLLSYISIFEPGWQILMAHGLATGWIEWQGKRYDFTNTPAYSEKNWGRSFPQKWFWVNCNSFDETVGLAITAGGGRRKVLWTTEEVGMIGIHYRDKFYEFVPWNSQMSWQIQPWGAWKIQASNSEFQVELIGTTDLSGTMVNTPTEQGLVMCCRDTLKGLLSIDLRTLNGDRIIEANSHNAGLEVGGAGWDQAWAK, encoded by the coding sequence ATGGTGAAATTTAACTATCAACCATCAACTATCAACCATCAACTATCAACTATCAACCATCAACTATCAACTATCAACTCCCAACTATCAACTCCCAACTATCAACTATCAACTCCCAACTATCAACTCCCAACTATCAACTCCCAACTATCAACTATCAACTATCAACTATCAACTATCAACTATCAACTATTAATTATGAAAGTGCCGCATAATGGCTATCATTGGAATGGTGTCGATCCTGATTTTTTTGAAGGGTGGTATTTTCGGTTAACATTGCCGAAGATTAGAGAATCATTTGCGTTTATGTACTCGATCGAAGATCCTTTAGGTAAAAGCGAGCGCAGTGGTGGTGCGGCGCAGATGTTAGGGATTGACGAACGACATTTGATGTGTTCTTTCCCAGATCCTGGTAAATTTTGGGCAGCAAAAGATGAGCTGGCTTTGGGACATTGGGGAAAGAGTAATAATTTAGATATTCAACCACAATTATTATCAGTTGCCGAATTCGATCGTCACATTACCGAAGGTTATCAAGTCACCGCAACTCTCCATCAAGGAGCTTTACCATTGCAAGACTGTCGCTGGTGTTATCATACTGTCCCCGTTTATGGCTGGGGACAGCCCCAGCAGCCCCAACAAGCCACCGCAGGCTTATTATCGTACATAAGTATCTTCGAGCCGGGATGGCAAATTCTGATGGCGCATGGCTTGGCTACAGGTTGGATCGAGTGGCAGGGCAAACGCTATGATTTTACTAATACCCCAGCCTATAGTGAAAAAAATTGGGGTCGCTCTTTTCCGCAAAAATGGTTCTGGGTAAATTGCAATAGTTTCGATGAGACAGTTGGTTTGGCAATTACCGCAGGCGGCGGACGACGCAAAGTACTATGGACGACAGAAGAAGTCGGGATGATTGGCATTCATTATCGCGACAAATTTTATGAATTCGTACCGTGGAATTCGCAAATGAGTTGGCAAATTCAACCATGGGGCGCATGGAAAATTCAAGCTAGCAATAGCGAATTTCAAGTCGAACTAATCGGTACGACAGATCTATCAGGAACGATGGTAAATACGCCAACAGAACAGGGATTGGTAATGTGTTGTCGCGATACACTCAAGGGTTTATTATCGATCGATCTACGCACTCTAAATGGCGATCGAATCATCGAGGCTAATAGTCATAATGCTGGTTTAGAAGTTGGCGGTGCTGGCTGGGATCAAGCTTGGGCGAAGTAG